One genomic window of Carassius gibelio isolate Cgi1373 ecotype wild population from Czech Republic chromosome A10, carGib1.2-hapl.c, whole genome shotgun sequence includes the following:
- the tmem167a gene encoding protein kish-A: protein MSAIFNFQSLLMVILLLICTCTYIRALTPNLLDKNKTGFLGIFWKCARIGERKSPYVACCCIIMAFTILFSE, encoded by the exons ATG TCTGCCATATTTAATTTCCAGAGTCTGTTGATGGTCATCTTACTGCTCATCTGCACCTGCACGTATATACGAGCTCTCACTCCCAACCTGCTGGATAAGAACAAAACAGG ATTCCTTGGAATTTTCTGGAAATGTGCAAGAATAG gTGAGCGCAAAAGCCCTTACGTGGCGTGTTGCTGCATCATCATGGCCTTCACGATTTTATTTTCGGAGTAG